One Aster yellows witches'-broom phytoplasma AYWB DNA segment encodes these proteins:
- a CDS encoding ABC transporter permease subunit, with protein MLTLYFSRIKNYFKAKYLFLTILIIIVSFLLYDDFYPQNTKNKDENVLVVGMECNYKPYNYLSNNKDKEPHPLTINGKESDIGVVGYDVLVAKELVNYLNEKYDKNIKLLIKKIDFNSLIPACQKGDIDLIIAGMSKTEERQAQIDFTDHSYYDEDQSYFIIINKNNPYFDKDYFKKQINNQNIDQIQLPGKILYQRGTFYEQIAKTLKGNEAEGIDNFDFQAQKVQTDSNYFYLADANVAQKHLQNHNNLERIEIQKKTILDNEIKQAAGGLAIGFKKQEEIIKKKGITKKDIDDFLTKEPTTENKYTLTIKKRKEFMDKQNSEKDTLNIWSIFKNNFSLYKRGILTTLKFGFYGTFGGFVLSLLLVLFQVLDITKKKSHFLIYYLHQIGCIIINFYIWIIKSTPMLVQAFVSYFFLKEFIFFKNATWYTPMFAAYMVIILNTMGYISEIITKNIYFLDKGQIEASLSLGMTHTQTMRYIVLPQAIKRSQTPILNEFIINLKDCVVFSMLGGIIDIACASNALYSSVASPKPYYISSIIYFIIVGTVVFFLKKMEKIRQV; from the coding sequence TTGCTAACGTTATATTTTTCAAGAATTAAGAATTATTTTAAAGCTAAATATCTTTTTTTAACAATTTTAATTATTATTGTATCTTTTTTGTTATATGATGATTTCTATCCTCAAAATACTAAAAATAAAGATGAAAATGTTTTAGTTGTAGGAATGGAATGCAATTACAAACCTTATAATTATCTTTCTAATAATAAAGATAAAGAACCACATCCTTTAACAATAAATGGTAAAGAAAGTGATATTGGTGTTGTTGGATATGATGTTTTAGTAGCTAAAGAATTAGTTAATTATTTAAATGAAAAGTATGATAAAAATATTAAATTATTAATTAAAAAAATAGATTTTAATAGTTTAATTCCTGCTTGTCAAAAAGGAGATATTGATTTAATTATTGCAGGGATGAGCAAAACAGAAGAAAGACAAGCCCAAATTGATTTTACTGACCATTCTTATTATGATGAAGATCAATCTTATTTTATTATTATAAATAAAAATAATCCTTATTTTGATAAGGATTATTTTAAAAAACAAATTAATAATCAAAATATCGACCAAATTCAATTACCTGGAAAAATTTTATATCAACGAGGAACTTTTTACGAACAAATAGCCAAAACATTAAAAGGAAATGAAGCAGAAGGAATTGATAATTTTGATTTCCAAGCTCAAAAAGTTCAAACAGACTCCAATTATTTTTATTTAGCTGATGCAAATGTTGCCCAAAAACATTTACAAAATCATAATAATTTAGAGCGAATAGAAATCCAAAAAAAAACAATTTTAGATAACGAAATAAAACAAGCCGCTGGAGGACTTGCTATTGGATTTAAAAAACAAGAAGAAATTATTAAAAAAAAAGGCATTACCAAAAAAGACATTGATGATTTTTTAACAAAAGAACCTACCACAGAAAATAAATACACACTTACCATCAAAAAAAGAAAAGAATTCATGGATAAACAAAACTCAGAAAAAGATACATTAAATATATGGTCTATTTTTAAAAATAATTTTTCTCTTTATAAAAGAGGCATTTTAACAACTCTTAAATTTGGGTTTTATGGAACTTTTGGAGGTTTTGTCTTATCTTTATTGTTAGTTCTTTTCCAAGTGTTAGATATTACCAAAAAGAAAAGTCATTTTTTAATTTATTATTTGCATCAAATAGGATGTATAATTATTAATTTTTATATATGGATTATTAAAAGCACTCCTATGTTAGTGCAAGCTTTTGTGAGTTATTTTTTCTTAAAAGAGTTTATTTTTTTCAAAAATGCTACTTGGTATACTCCAATGTTTGCTGCTTATATGGTAATTATTTTAAATACTATGGGCTATATTTCAGAAATTATTACTAAAAATATTTACTTTTTGGATAAAGGGCAAATTGAGGCTTCCTTGTCTTTAGGAATGACACATACTCAAACAATGCGTTATATTGTTTTACCCCAAGCTATTAAAAGATCACAAACTCCTATTTTAAATGAGTTTATTATTAATTTAAAAGATTGTGTTGTTTTTAGTATGTTAGGTGGAATTATTGATATTGCTTGTGCTTCTAATGCTTTGTATAGTAGTGTTGCAAGCCCTAAACCTTATTATATTTCTTCTATTATTTATTTTATTATTGTAGGAACTGTTGTTTTCTTTTTGAAAAAAATGGAAAAAATAAGACAAGTTTAA
- the lysS gene encoding lysine--tRNA ligase, with protein MKKKISEQEIIRHQKMNELKKINIDPFGKKIVPSHSIKQIILQYQKEDSLAFEQSQINVCVAGRIVLKRGQGKAGFLHLQDFDFRIQAYVKLDLVGKDAFQIYQNCDLGDIIGIKGFLFKTKTQELTIKALEFIHLTKALKPLPDKFHGLQNREDMRKKRYVDLIVNEKTRQVFLTRSLIMKYIRNFFDNQGFLEVETPILQPTLGGASAKPFITHHNALNCDFYLRIATELPLKKLIVGGMNKVYEIGRLFRNEGIDATHNPEFSTIEAYLAYADMQDIMDLTKQCLQELVQKIFGKLQFTYQNQEIDFSHFAKVSMVASIKEKTGIDFTDHFTLEQCLSLAKKHKIEVMPHFSQGHIIEAFFGKYVENALIQPTFVYGHPLEISPLAKQNEFDPRFTDRFELFIVGKEFANAFRELNDPIEQEKRFLNQLKQKQLGNEEANDMDYDFLNALNYGMPPTGGLGMGIDRLVMLLTDTANIRDVILFPHCKNQNKFI; from the coding sequence ATGAAAAAAAAAATAAGCGAACAAGAAATTATTAGACATCAAAAAATGAATGAATTAAAAAAAATAAATATCGATCCTTTTGGAAAAAAAATTGTCCCTTCTCATTCCATCAAACAAATTATTTTGCAATACCAAAAAGAAGATAGTTTAGCCTTCGAACAATCACAAATCAATGTTTGTGTAGCTGGTAGAATTGTTTTAAAAAGAGGACAAGGCAAAGCGGGTTTTTTGCATTTACAAGATTTTGATTTTCGAATACAAGCATATGTAAAGTTGGATTTGGTGGGAAAAGATGCTTTTCAAATTTATCAAAATTGTGATTTAGGAGACATCATAGGCATCAAAGGGTTTTTATTCAAAACCAAAACGCAAGAATTAACCATTAAAGCCTTGGAATTTATTCACCTTACCAAAGCTCTAAAACCTTTACCTGACAAATTTCATGGCTTGCAAAATCGCGAAGATATGAGAAAAAAACGCTATGTTGATCTAATCGTAAACGAAAAAACAAGACAAGTATTTTTAACTCGCAGTTTGATTATGAAATACATTAGAAATTTTTTTGATAATCAAGGCTTTTTAGAAGTAGAAACCCCCATTTTACAACCAACTTTGGGAGGCGCTTCTGCCAAACCTTTTATCACTCATCACAACGCTCTTAATTGTGATTTTTACTTGAGAATTGCCACCGAATTGCCCCTTAAAAAATTAATTGTTGGTGGGATGAATAAAGTCTATGAAATTGGACGTCTTTTCAGAAATGAAGGAATTGACGCCACACATAATCCCGAATTTAGCACTATTGAGGCTTACTTGGCTTATGCTGATATGCAAGATATTATGGACTTAACAAAACAATGCTTACAAGAATTAGTCCAAAAAATTTTTGGCAAGTTGCAATTTACTTACCAAAACCAAGAAATTGATTTTTCCCATTTTGCAAAAGTAAGTATGGTTGCATCAATCAAGGAAAAGACAGGAATTGATTTTACAGACCATTTTACCTTGGAACAATGCCTTTCTTTGGCAAAAAAACACAAAATTGAAGTTATGCCCCACTTTAGTCAAGGACATATCATTGAGGCTTTTTTTGGAAAATACGTAGAAAATGCCCTCATTCAGCCTACTTTTGTCTACGGACATCCACTGGAAATAAGCCCTTTGGCAAAACAAAATGAATTTGATCCTCGTTTTACTGACCGTTTTGAACTTTTTATCGTAGGTAAGGAATTTGCTAATGCTTTTAGAGAACTTAACGACCCTATCGAACAAGAAAAACGCTTTTTAAACCAATTAAAACAAAAACAATTAGGCAACGAAGAAGCCAATGACATGGACTATGATTTCTTAAACGCCCTTAATTATGGCATGCCTCCAACTGGTGGTCTTGGAATGGGAATTGATCGTTTGGTTATGCTTTTAACCGATACTGCAAATATTCGTGATGTTATTTTATTTCCGCATTGTAAAAATCAAAATAAATTCATATAA
- the dnaE gene encoding DNA polymerase III subunit alpha has translation MQSFYSLLQSLNSLETLVQKAKENNYDFVALSDDNLYGMPTFLKLCHKYQIKPILGLKINFFHNNQLATLLIYAKNDQGIKNLIQISTIIKNKETPQINLNKIANLGKGLFTLIPGENPFFDEIFFRDQKDKFFQISTQLLKIFDELVLGISYQNSFLELLSENIIDFANHFQIPYVPVNKTCYDTFQAQPTYQILTQMENKKNDNQTDLSFLTKDNFDSTYNAQTHKKMFIYLKKLIFSIKYQNYLPQKFFLPSFVDFLQPQKITAKDYLKQISYEGLRQYINFKSPKYTKYQQRLDQELKIIADMEYDNYFLIVGDVVRYAKKQGILVGPGRGSSSGSLVCFCLQITEIDPLQYELIFERFLNPQRKNMPDIDLDFPDNTRDLIIQYVCQKYGTKHVASIITFGRFVSQKAIINELVKFMPTVKEFQTKRVLAYLDKKSTYQKETLDLQMKNLLTMASYIEGMPRFTGTHPAGIILSQIPLYQIIPLQKGTHNNLQQTQWEASDLESIGLLKIDFLGLRSLTLINQMVLAIQKNNFKFSLFKIPLNDKKTFELLQQGKTIGIFQLESYNAKIFLQKMMPQKFEDLIALLALNRPGPIDSFNMFLKNRHQKTTTFFSPLIDFILQPTYGIILYQEQIMQILAVFAKYSLAQADLFRRAISKKEKDLLLQEKNNFIAQSKEQGRDLTIAYKIYDYILKFANYGFNKSHSVAYSLISYRMAYLKANHFIAFVITLLNDAIGDTSQTEILLKEVIQKGIIIEPPHIFSSQDKYYFQDNKLFLPLTIIKGINVSFCQELMKKQKNLIKEYQKLTKTSQSPLYYSFKTFKQQLFPFLTEPLLTNLIFAGAFDKMGLNRNTLEQNKDLKEVKYYPYSDYEPEIHPELPLQELVIKQKKALGFGLHNLLINQKNKS, from the coding sequence TTGCAAAGTTTTTATAGCTTATTGCAAAGTCTTAATTCTTTAGAAACTTTGGTGCAAAAAGCCAAAGAAAATAATTATGATTTTGTTGCTTTGAGTGATGATAATTTATATGGCATGCCAACTTTTTTAAAATTATGTCATAAATACCAAATCAAGCCTATTTTAGGACTTAAAATAAATTTTTTTCACAACAATCAACTAGCAACACTTTTAATTTATGCTAAAAACGACCAAGGAATCAAAAATTTAATTCAAATTTCAACTATTATTAAAAATAAAGAAACACCCCAAATTAACTTAAATAAAATTGCTAATTTAGGAAAAGGTTTGTTTACTTTGATTCCTGGAGAAAATCCTTTTTTTGATGAAATCTTTTTCCGCGACCAAAAAGATAAATTTTTTCAAATATCTACTCAATTATTAAAAATATTTGACGAACTTGTATTGGGTATTTCTTATCAAAATTCCTTTTTGGAATTACTTTCTGAAAACATCATTGATTTTGCAAACCACTTCCAAATTCCTTATGTACCAGTTAATAAAACTTGCTATGATACTTTTCAAGCCCAACCAACCTATCAAATACTTACACAAATGGAAAATAAAAAAAACGACAACCAAACTGATTTATCTTTTTTAACCAAAGATAATTTTGATAGCACATACAACGCCCAAACACACAAAAAAATGTTTATTTATTTAAAAAAATTAATCTTTTCTATTAAATATCAAAATTATTTACCACAAAAATTTTTTTTGCCTTCCTTTGTTGATTTTTTACAACCCCAAAAAATAACTGCCAAAGATTACTTAAAACAAATATCTTATGAAGGTTTACGCCAATATATTAATTTTAAAAGCCCTAAATATACGAAATACCAACAAAGACTAGATCAAGAATTAAAAATTATAGCTGATATGGAATATGATAATTATTTTTTAATTGTAGGTGATGTTGTAAGATACGCCAAAAAACAAGGTATTTTAGTAGGCCCTGGTAGAGGCTCTTCTTCGGGTTCTTTGGTGTGTTTTTGTTTACAAATTACAGAAATTGATCCTTTACAATATGAACTTATTTTTGAGCGTTTTTTAAATCCTCAAAGAAAAAATATGCCAGATATTGACCTTGATTTTCCAGACAATACAAGGGATTTAATTATTCAATATGTTTGTCAAAAGTACGGCACCAAACACGTAGCAAGTATTATTACTTTTGGTAGATTTGTAAGTCAAAAAGCCATCATTAATGAATTAGTGAAATTTATGCCCACAGTAAAGGAATTCCAAACCAAACGTGTTTTGGCATATTTGGATAAAAAAAGCACTTATCAAAAAGAAACTTTGGATTTGCAAATGAAAAACTTACTTACAATGGCATCTTATATCGAAGGAATGCCACGCTTTACAGGGACCCATCCAGCAGGAATTATTTTAAGCCAAATCCCTCTTTATCAAATTATTCCTTTACAAAAAGGCACTCACAATAACTTACAACAAACCCAATGGGAAGCCTCTGACCTTGAATCAATCGGACTTCTCAAAATAGATTTTTTGGGATTAAGAAGTCTTACTTTGATAAATCAAATGGTTTTAGCCATTCAAAAAAATAACTTCAAATTTAGTCTTTTTAAAATACCTTTAAACGACAAAAAAACTTTTGAGTTGTTGCAACAAGGAAAAACAATAGGTATTTTTCAATTAGAATCTTACAACGCCAAAATCTTTTTACAAAAAATGATGCCCCAAAAGTTCGAAGACCTAATTGCCTTACTTGCCTTAAACAGACCAGGACCCATCGATTCTTTTAATATGTTTTTAAAAAACCGCCATCAAAAAACTACCACTTTTTTTAGTCCTTTGATTGATTTTATCCTCCAACCCACTTATGGCATTATTCTTTATCAAGAACAAATTATGCAAATTTTAGCTGTCTTTGCCAAATACAGTCTTGCCCAAGCAGACCTTTTTAGAAGAGCTATTAGCAAAAAAGAAAAAGATTTATTATTGCAAGAAAAAAACAACTTTATTGCCCAAAGCAAAGAACAAGGACGTGACCTTACAATAGCCTATAAAATTTATGATTATATTTTAAAATTTGCCAATTACGGTTTTAACAAAAGTCACAGCGTCGCTTATTCTTTAATTAGTTATCGTATGGCTTATTTAAAAGCCAATCATTTTATTGCTTTTGTAATTACTTTATTAAATGATGCTATTGGGGATACATCCCAAACAGAAATTTTGCTAAAAGAAGTTATCCAAAAAGGAATCATTATAGAACCACCCCATATATTTAGTAGCCAAGATAAATATTATTTTCAGGACAATAAATTATTTTTGCCTCTTACCATTATTAAAGGAATAAATGTTTCTTTTTGCCAAGAATTAATGAAAAAACAAAAAAATTTAATTAAAGAGTACCAAAAATTAACAAAAACTTCACAATCTCCACTTTATTATTCTTTTAAAACGTTTAAACAACAATTATTTCCTTTCCTCACTGAACCTTTATTAACTAATTTAATTTTTGCAGGTGCCTTTGATAAAATGGGATTAAACCGCAATACTTTGGAACAAAACAAAGATT